Genomic DNA from Melospiza georgiana isolate bMelGeo1 chromosome 3, bMelGeo1.pri, whole genome shotgun sequence:
AAGAAGGGaatcctgcagccagcagagctggtcAAGTGCTCTTTGCACAGCTGTGGGAGAAGTCCTTTAACCCCCAATACAGCAGGAAGCTCCAAAGGATTGTCCTCAGCTCTCAGGTATTGAAGTCTCCTCTCTAAGTTCATATATATGAGCTAATCATTTCTCCAGGGTCCATCACTCTCAGCAAGACAGAACTAACTTCATACATTTTTTCAGCTTCTAAGGGCACATCTTGCTCTTTATTCACATTGTTGCAAAGCCTTATTTTTAGCAAGGAAAGCACGTTTAAGTGACCCACCAGCTCTCCCAGACCTCACTAAACCCCTGTGTAGCTAAGCAAATGGCTCTGACCCCTCCACAAAGGAATCCAGGGAGGGGTAGGGAGCATCACTTGCAGGGAAGCAAGAATCAGACAGTGACAATATATGAATCAGAAAAAGCTTTACTTGTCCCTAGTCCCCATCTACAATTCCTCAGTTATCTTTATATCATGAAAATCCCTCCAGCCATTACTCCTGGCTTCTTTGGGAACCGAGTGGGAGGAGATCTCTCTAAGGCTCAGGAGAACACCCAGTGTCAATGATCATCTCTACCATGCTTTCTTGTCTACAACATTTGGGTGGCTGTGGGCCACTCTCCCTCGTTGACATACAGTTTTGGCAGCTTGCACAGAGTCTTGGGTGAAAGGGAGGTGGTGAAAGGAAGGAACAAccaccctgctcctcacaggtaGCTGCTGCCACTGAGAGCATGGGAAGGCTGAGGACAGGATGCCCAAGGATGCTGTGGAAGGCAAACAAGTTGGTGAGATGGACTTGCTAATTCCAGCTATCTGCCTGAGACCTGGTGGAACCTCAGTGGTCAAGGTGAGGCCAACACGAGAGGGACTCGGGGTTTTCCAACCCTGAGCAGAGACTGCGGGGTCAGCGGGAAGTCAGCAAGGGCCAAAAACCTAAGAGCACCATTCCAAAGGGAGAAAAGTCTGAGAGAATGATGGGCATGAAGGACCTCATGTCTTACAAACTGCAACCCGTTTTTGGGGCATTGGGATGAGCATACCGCAGCGCTGAGCATCACCCCAGCTCTGGGCATCACCCGGCTGGCTGCCAGGACTCACCTTGTGCTGCTTCCACATGGCTCCCAGGGCCTTCACGTCGTGCTTGTTGTGCTTGCCCTCCTCCAAGCACTGGTAGCAGACGGGGCTGCGGCAGCTCACGCAGTACATGCTGTAGTTCTCCAGGTCGTGCTCGGCGCACGTCGGCAGCTTgcggccgccgcccgccccctTCCCTCCGCCGccgtccccgccgccgccgggggcGCCCGGGTGTGCGGGCGGCGGGGCCAGGCGGTGCTTGGCGAAGGGCCCGCGGGCCGGGTGGCAGCGGAGCTGGCATGCGGCGCAGTAGAGCACCTCGCACTGCTCGCACAGCACGGCGGCCGGCTCGGGCGGGCTGCGGTCGCACAGCTGGCActtggcggcggcggcggcggcggcgcggccctGCTGGTAGCGCTGCACGATGGCCTCCAGCAGCCGGTTCCGCTGGAAGCCGCGCAGCCCGCGCTGGTCCAGGGACGCGCTCCGGTGGCACTGCGGGCAGGTGAGGGAGGAGCTGGCGGGGCCGGCgccccgcggagccgccgccgcccccggaGGCGCGGGCACCAGCGGCAGCACCCGCACGCCGTTCGGGGACTTCAGGCTGGGCGTGTAGGAGCCGTAGCCGCTGTCGGTCTCGCTGTGCAGGCTCAGCTTGTCCGCGTggtccccgccgccgccgccgcccgccgcgctcTCCGAGTCCAGGCAGGCGGCGGAgcccgcggccgctcccggccccgctcccggccccgctcccggcgcggcggcgggcggcgcggggccccGAGAGTGGAGCAGGGGCGGCAGGTGCTGCTCGCTCTCCGGGGTCTGCACGGCGATGGTGCGGGCGCAGGGCAGGCAGACATTGTGCGAGCAGGGCAGGATGATGGGCTCCCGGAACAGCGAGCCGCACACCGGGCACTTGAGCTCCTCTTCCATGGCCGCGGCGCGGCTTTGTGCGCGGCTCCTCAGGCGGGCGGCGCGGGGTGGCCGCCGGCTGCCCCCATCCCCCGCGGCGCCCCCTCGGCCGCCTCCCTCCGCTCCGGGCGCCGCGGCGAGGCCGGCCGGGCTccgggcgccgccgccgccccgcgccgtTCAGCACCCGCCGAGCGCAGACAGCTCCGCACGGCCCGGCCCGAGCCCGGGAGCCGCCCCGCGGCCGCGGTGCGCCCGGGGCACGGACACGCTGCCCGCCGGCCGCGGCGCGGGCACGGAGCGCCGTGGGACTGTTTCAGCGGTGGTGGCATAGAGTAATAATATATGGGGAAGGGAGGCGGGGGGCGGGGGCAGGGCAGGAGTAGGAAGGGGCGGGAAGAGCCCTTTCCAGCAAATAAAGTGGTCGCTCTCTCTACGGCTGGGAAAGgctaaaacatttttttaaaggatctCCACGTTTCCTTTCAAACACaacttttcttctctcctcAAACCTGACTTCACCTGAGAGCATATCCCTATAGTACGTGACATTTGAAAtggagcttaaaaaggtgatctgTTGTTCTCTGTTCTGTGGTGTGACTTTTACATCATTCAGGGTCTTTCTAATTTTCTGAGTGGGTCTGAAATGTTAATGCCCAAGAGAGCTATGGCTttgagagcagggagagctaCGCTTGTTTACCTGTCCTACTGGTCCCAGGACAGCCCTTGTTGCCAAGGAGTTGTAGAGTTTCCATGCAGAAACCTTCATCCCCATGGCACCAGAGACTGCTGCTGGAAGTAGCACCTACTTTAACAATATTCAATGCTCTGATGAGTTTAGGTTCAAGAAGAACATGATAGGTTCTTCTTAGGAAAAGTAATTCTGTGTATAACTGCACTGCTGCTGATGGAAGTGAACAGCCAAAAAATCACTGTAACCCTTACTGGTCCAGGGGTCGGAATGGAAACTGGTCTAAGAGTTGAAAAATGTCACTGAGCTTGAGCAGACTGACCTTGGAAATCCTTACTCTTGATGAGGAACACATCCCACCAAGATGATTCCACTAACTTTAATGGAACTATTAATAAAGAACTATTTGGTCTGAGCCTGAAAGAACTGGGCCTTTACTATGTTTTGTAATCAAGGCATTATTATAATGGCTATGATCCCTAttatattttcatctttttatgTTCAAATGAGTCTTTAATCTGTTAGAGCTGTAGCAGTGTATGGATAACCTAAAGACCCTATGCTGGCAGTCCTAGCTTTGATCTTCATTTTAATACATCAGTATCACTAGTATCATCCCCTTAAACTATTTACCCTTTGTAAGAACTTATTGGCATCTTTTATATCCCCCCAATGGGGAAAAGAAAGACAATGAGGTTTATTTATagatttacattttaaaaagccataAGGCAAGTTGTGGTACAACCCTGCAGTAAGGAGAGATTTGATTAATCTTTCCTCTCTTGCTTTATTGCTTTTGCCTTCTCATTATGCTTGTTGTGACATTTTTGTTgacttcctcttccttttcttgtactttttaatgttttatgtTGCCCTCACACATTAACCCGTTTCCTGGtagttttccttctttcttttctcatttttttccttcaatagCTGTCCACCAAGGTCACTTCACTTtattcagttttcttcttttaccaCTGCTGTTTCTCCATGGGGAATTTTTTGATTCCAGTACTCCAACATAACTTCCACTAATGGGCATCACTCCAAGCGCACATCCTCTCATCTGAAGGgcaacagggaagaaaaaggatCTTATCTCCACAGGTTCTTATTCTATTGCAAGAAGGAGAACAGACAAACAGTTCACAAGAGCAGAGAATTTAAAATGCACTTGGGCTAAAGCCAGCAGCTTGTGTGGCAGTGTGAGCTGAGGAGTTCCATTGCCTTGTTAAAAATGCAGGGGGCTCAATTCTCAGCAGAGGATGCCCCCAGCAACCACAGGGGACAACACAGCTGCACATCTCTGAATTTTGGGCTGGATTCTAACCAGTGGCTGTACATCCCACAAACCTCAGCACTGCTCCCATGCATAAtaaaaaacacagcacagtATAACCTCTCctgtctgctttttcttcatcCTGTTCTTTACCCAGACTCGTCTTCCCAACATTACCAGCTCTGGCTGGAGCTGACACTGCATGTTCTGTTTGAGGGGTGTTTTGGCAAAGAGGCATAGGAAGGTAGACTTCCACTGTGGCTTAGAGGAAAAGCTGATCTATATGGTCTGTAGATCAGGGAGCCTTGGAAATGGCAGCTGTGCTCCTTGGTTTTGTAGATTTCCATTAGGCACATTATGTAGGTGTAAGAGTTTTgaaattgattttgtttggtgttgttttggttgggttttattttttggttttttttttttttttttgagaacgCACTCAAGTAGCTATTGTATTATTTAGGGCTttcaaatatttgcaaattAGTCTGCTCATGAAAGGAAGGATGGCAAAGCTTGGCAGCAGCCCAGAAGAGTGCCACAGAAGCATGGCTGCTGATAAAAAGCTTATCTGTTGGCTAGCAGAAGACTGTATCTGTAATAGAAATGCAGCTACATATTGAATTTTCTCTGTCAGGAAGTAAATCTGCCATGAAAAGTGTAATTCACAGTTGAGGACAATTCCATACAATGGAACTTTATTCAGAATGTCTGCTGAGTATATGTTTGTTATAATGGctaaatggcaaaaaa
This window encodes:
- the TRIM67 gene encoding tripartite motif-containing protein 67 isoform X12, yielding MEEELKCPVCGSLFREPIILPCSHNVCLPCARTIAVQTPESEHAAGGGGGGDHADKLSLHSETDSGYGSYTPSLKSPNGVRVLPLVPAPPGAAAAPRGAGPASSSLTCPQCHRSASLDQRGLRGFQRNRLLEAIVQRYQQGRAAAAAAAKCQLCDRSPPEPAAVLCEQCEVLYCAACQLRCHPARGPFAKHRLAPPPAHPGAPGGGGDGGGGKGAGGGRKLPTCAEHDLENYSMYCVSCRSPVCYQCLEEGKHNKHDVKALGAMWKQHKVVWDQINHCTLKLRQSTGLMEYCLEVIKENDPSGFLQISDALIKRVQVSQEQWVKGALEPKVSAEFDLTLDSEPLLQSIHQLDFIQMKLAWFTFDPSSAHRDIVLSNDNQTATCNSYDDRVVLGTAAFSKGVHYWELHVDRYDNHPDPAFGIARINVVKDMMLGKDDKAWAMYVDNNRSWFMHCNSHTNRTEGGVSKGATVGVLLDLNKHNLTFYINGQQQGPPAFENIEGVFMPALSLNRNVQVTLHTGLEVPQSVKQPKLPNN